A window of Psychroflexus sp. ALD_RP9 contains these coding sequences:
- a CDS encoding copper resistance protein NlpE: MKKIILFSLLLVLTVTACQTDSKPKNKNQNKETKVTEVENAIEEIDWQGTYNGILPCSDCKGIRLEIVLQKTNYVLKGYYKGKDNSDFSHEGKIEWKNESIIHIEYDDLSYNFLVTKKELKVLDEAGEVIDYNGKYGLKKTS; encoded by the coding sequence ATGAAAAAAATTATTTTATTCAGCCTTTTATTGGTGTTAACAGTAACCGCTTGTCAAACCGATTCAAAACCAAAAAATAAAAACCAAAACAAAGAAACTAAGGTAACTGAAGTTGAAAATGCTATAGAAGAAATTGATTGGCAAGGAACTTATAATGGTATTTTACCTTGTTCTGATTGTAAAGGTATTCGTCTCGAAATCGTCTTACAAAAAACTAACTATGTACTAAAAGGCTACTATAAAGGAAAAGATAATTCTGACTTCAGTCACGAAGGAAAAATTGAGTGGAAAAATGAATCTATAATTCACATTGAATATGATGATTTGAGTTATAATTTTCTTGTTACTAAAAAAGAATTGAAGGTTTTAGACGAAGCTGGTGAGGTTATCGACTACAATGGAAAATATGGTTTGAAGAAAACCTCTTAA
- a CDS encoding carboxypeptidase-like regulatory domain-containing protein — translation MKVLVKIAVFCFVSISILSCGSDTNMIKGKVVNQQDEALDGVLIQVVGTDLYAKSKANGQFLINTKQRGDELLFKKEGYQIKFVKVKASTENDYVIKLLPQ, via the coding sequence ATGAAAGTTTTAGTAAAAATAGCAGTTTTTTGTTTTGTATCTATTTCTATTTTAAGTTGTGGAAGCGATACTAACATGATTAAAGGAAAAGTTGTTAATCAACAAGATGAAGCCTTAGATGGTGTTTTAATTCAAGTTGTTGGGACAGATTTGTATGCCAAATCTAAAGCTAATGGTCAGTTTCTAATTAATACAAAGCAGCGCGGTGATGAATTGCTTTTTAAAAAAGAAGGTTATCAAATAAAATTTGTTAAGGTAAAAGCTTCAACAGAAAATGATTATGTTATAAAACTTTTACCTCAATAA
- a CDS encoding MBL fold metallo-hydrolase, whose translation MFIKQFEDKALAHYSYAIISEDKMAVVDPARDPEPYYSLAEEHNAKIVAVFETHPHADFVSSHLQIHQETSATIYASQLVGADYPHNSFDEGDHFTMNQVNFRAIHTPGHSPDSITIIAADGEEQAMFSGDTLFIGDVGRPDLREKAGNLKAKRQELAEMMYETVTTKFNDLSDDVLIYPAHGAGSLCGKNMSDAASSTLGNERTGNWAFQAKSKEEFVEEILKGQPFIPHYFGHDVEINKAGAKTFRSAISNIDVKLNIEKFDADALVVDTRDQEAFRANHLPNSINIMARSESDKIETWLGAIVKPNEEFYLVVDHYNSIEELSARIAKIGYESQIKAILTLGNTQFEKDTQQLDYSNFKNNPDQYTIIDIRNENEFTDQKFFNQAENHPLNELRETTKNIDTSKPIVVHCAGGYRSAAGSSIVKNNLENAEVYDLSDRIEDFKS comes from the coding sequence ATGTTTATAAAACAATTTGAAGACAAAGCACTTGCACACTATTCTTACGCTATAATTTCTGAAGATAAAATGGCTGTTGTAGATCCTGCTAGAGATCCAGAACCTTATTATAGTTTAGCTGAGGAACATAATGCAAAAATTGTTGCTGTTTTTGAAACGCATCCACATGCCGATTTTGTAAGTAGTCACTTACAAATACATCAAGAAACATCAGCAACAATCTATGCCAGCCAATTAGTTGGTGCTGATTATCCCCACAACAGTTTTGATGAAGGTGATCATTTCACAATGAATCAAGTCAATTTTAGAGCTATTCATACACCTGGCCATTCTCCAGATAGCATTACAATTATTGCTGCAGATGGTGAAGAACAAGCCATGTTCTCAGGAGATACATTATTTATCGGTGATGTTGGTAGACCAGATTTGCGCGAAAAAGCGGGAAACTTAAAAGCTAAACGCCAAGAACTTGCTGAAATGATGTATGAAACAGTTACCACAAAATTTAACGATTTAAGTGATGATGTACTTATTTATCCTGCACATGGTGCTGGAAGTTTATGTGGTAAAAATATGAGTGACGCTGCTAGTAGTACTCTAGGTAACGAACGTACTGGAAATTGGGCTTTTCAAGCCAAATCTAAAGAAGAATTTGTTGAGGAAATCTTAAAAGGCCAACCTTTTATACCACATTATTTTGGTCATGATGTTGAAATTAATAAAGCTGGTGCCAAAACCTTTAGATCTGCCATTTCAAATATTGATGTAAAACTCAATATTGAAAAATTTGATGCTGATGCTTTAGTGGTGGACACTAGAGATCAAGAAGCTTTTAGGGCTAACCATTTGCCAAACAGTATTAATATTATGGCAAGATCAGAAAGTGATAAAATAGAAACATGGTTAGGAGCTATCGTTAAGCCTAATGAAGAGTTTTATTTGGTAGTTGATCATTATAATTCTATCGAAGAGTTGAGTGCAAGAATTGCTAAAATAGGTTACGAAAGTCAAATTAAAGCAATCTTAACCTTAGGCAATACTCAGTTTGAAAAAGACACCCAACAACTAGACTATAGTAATTTCAAGAATAATCCAGACCAGTATACCATTATTGATATTAGAAATGAGAATGAGTTTACTGACCAAAAATTCTTTAATCAAGCCGAAAATCATCCACTTAATGAACTTCGTGAAACTACTAAAAACATAGATACATCAAAACCAATTGTTGTACATTGTGCAGGCGGTTACCGAAGCGCTGCAGGTAGTAGCATTGTAAAAAATAATTTAGAAAATGCTGAAGTATACGACTTAAGTGATAGAATTGAAGATTTTAAATCATAA
- a CDS encoding M1 family metallopeptidase produces the protein MCRIYFIFCFLLLSFTSKAQTLTANRSEYTKADSLRGSLRPERTSYDVKKYKIKVRVNPDKRYISGVNKMQFRVLEPVQKIQIDLFEEINLDSVVFNQKKLQYKREFNAVFIDFPFELQANNELKEIQFHFSGFPKVAKNAPWDGGFVFKKDQNNNHFVGLAVQGIGASLWLPNKDHLSDEAEGLEMIIECPEHLVAVSNGRFIKSYKVDQNYKAYKWKVENPINNYNITINIGDYVHFSDQFNDLDLDYYVLKDHLEAAKKQFEQVKPMMACFYEKFGEYPFKEDGFKLVESPYLGMEHQSAVAYGNAYKNGYRGTDLSGTGIGLKWDFIIIHESGHEWFGNSITAADIADMWIHESFTSYSEAVFVECEYGKEAAEAYLVGLRQNVQNDQPIIGDYGVNAEGSGDMYYKGANMLHSIRNTINNDALWWKTIKKFHKNFKHTTTNTNDVINFFENETKMNLAPIFSQYLNYAELPTLLIKRENNAVTVKWQSEEKNFTLPVEVIVNNEKLRTQVSAKEFTKLQIGNNEKFKLNNLSFYYKTEIIN, from the coding sequence ATGTGCCGAATATACTTTATCTTTTGTTTTTTACTCCTTTCTTTTACAAGTAAAGCCCAAACTTTAACAGCCAATCGAAGTGAATATACCAAAGCTGATTCTTTACGAGGTAGTTTAAGACCTGAGCGAACAAGTTATGACGTTAAAAAGTATAAGATTAAAGTTCGTGTAAATCCAGACAAACGTTATATTTCTGGAGTAAATAAAATGCAATTTAGAGTCTTAGAGCCTGTACAAAAAATCCAAATTGACTTGTTCGAAGAAATAAATCTAGATTCGGTTGTTTTTAACCAAAAGAAACTTCAATATAAACGAGAATTTAATGCTGTTTTTATTGATTTTCCATTTGAATTACAAGCTAATAATGAATTGAAAGAAATTCAATTCCATTTTTCAGGATTCCCTAAAGTTGCTAAAAATGCACCTTGGGATGGCGGATTTGTCTTTAAAAAAGATCAAAATAACAATCACTTTGTTGGTTTAGCAGTACAAGGCATTGGTGCAAGTTTATGGTTACCTAACAAAGACCATTTAAGTGATGAAGCAGAAGGACTTGAAATGATTATTGAGTGTCCTGAACACCTAGTTGCGGTATCTAATGGTAGGTTTATAAAATCATATAAAGTCGATCAAAACTACAAAGCTTATAAATGGAAAGTTGAAAACCCTATCAACAACTACAACATCACAATTAATATTGGAGATTATGTACATTTTTCGGACCAATTTAATGATCTTGATTTAGATTATTATGTCTTAAAAGATCATCTTGAAGCGGCAAAAAAGCAATTTGAACAAGTTAAACCTATGATGGCCTGCTTTTATGAAAAATTTGGTGAATATCCCTTTAAAGAAGATGGCTTTAAGTTAGTTGAAAGCCCTTATTTAGGCATGGAACATCAAAGTGCTGTTGCCTATGGAAACGCTTACAAAAACGGCTACAGAGGTACAGATTTATCTGGAACAGGCATTGGCTTAAAATGGGATTTTATCATTATTCACGAATCTGGTCACGAATGGTTCGGTAACAGTATTACAGCCGCTGATATTGCAGATATGTGGATTCATGAAAGCTTTACTAGCTATTCTGAAGCTGTTTTTGTTGAATGTGAATACGGAAAAGAAGCTGCAGAAGCTTATTTAGTCGGTTTAAGACAAAACGTTCAAAATGACCAACCAATTATTGGTGATTACGGTGTGAATGCCGAAGGGTCTGGAGATATGTACTACAAAGGCGCAAATATGCTCCATAGTATAAGAAATACCATTAATAATGATGCGCTATGGTGGAAAACCATCAAAAAATTTCACAAAAATTTTAAACACACCACAACAAATACTAATGATGTAATTAACTTTTTTGAAAATGAAACGAAAATGAACCTTGCCCCTATTTTTAGTCAGTATCTAAATTATGCGGAATTACCAACATTATTAATAAAGCGAGAAAATAATGCTGTAACGGTTAAGTGGCAATCAGAAGAAAAAAACTTTACTTTACCAGTTGAAGTTATTGTAAACAATGAAAAATTAAGAACTCAAGTTTCAGCCAAAGAATTTACTAAACTTCAAATTGGTAACAATGAAAAATTTAAACTTAATAATCTCAGCTTTTACTATAAAACTGAGATAATCAATTAA
- a CDS encoding AMP-binding protein, translating to MKKEYSFLDIHPDFKLNGTHYSAQELKLVAYSFIKEGEFFEEQIGNFLLDWLNEDYDTIKIRTSGSTGQPKVHYVGKDKMISSALATGKFFKVKENSTALLCLPAQFIAGRMMLIRAMMLGWHLDVVNPNSAPLEQVFKRYDFCAMTPFQLDNSLNRLHLIKKLIVGGGTVSENLINLIQGLSTKVYEVYGMTETVSHVAARRLNPKRTDEGDFQLKPFKALPKISFGQDDRNCLIIRAPQIVDKPLITNDIVDLETYKKFYWKGRFDNVINTGGIKIFPEVVERKLQTIITQRFFLAGIPDDALGEKLILFVEAPHSDQFLSDLKEGVNQLSSLDKFERPKHIYLVNKFEETDNGKVHRKRTLENLMK from the coding sequence ATGAAAAAAGAATACTCATTTTTAGATATACATCCAGATTTTAAGTTGAATGGAACACATTACTCTGCTCAAGAGTTAAAATTAGTTGCATATAGCTTTATTAAAGAAGGTGAATTTTTTGAAGAGCAAATAGGTAACTTTCTGCTTGATTGGCTAAATGAAGATTACGACACGATAAAAATTAGGACTTCAGGATCTACAGGTCAACCTAAAGTTCATTATGTCGGAAAAGATAAAATGATTTCTAGCGCTTTAGCGACAGGTAAATTTTTTAAAGTAAAAGAGAATTCAACTGCGTTATTATGCTTACCAGCTCAATTTATAGCAGGCCGAATGATGCTCATACGTGCCATGATGTTAGGTTGGCATCTAGATGTGGTTAACCCAAATTCAGCACCACTTGAACAAGTGTTTAAACGCTATGATTTTTGTGCCATGACGCCGTTTCAACTTGACAACTCACTAAATCGACTTCACCTTATTAAAAAGCTAATTGTTGGTGGCGGTACAGTGTCTGAAAACTTAATTAATTTAATTCAAGGTCTAAGTACAAAAGTTTATGAAGTTTATGGGATGACAGAGACAGTCTCTCATGTTGCCGCTAGAAGGCTTAACCCTAAACGAACTGATGAAGGCGATTTTCAATTGAAACCCTTCAAAGCTTTACCAAAAATAAGTTTCGGTCAAGATGATCGTAACTGCTTAATAATTCGTGCTCCACAGATTGTTGATAAACCACTAATTACTAATGATATTGTTGATTTAGAAACATATAAAAAATTTTATTGGAAAGGTAGGTTTGATAATGTTATAAATACTGGTGGTATAAAAATTTTTCCTGAAGTTGTCGAGAGAAAACTACAAACGATTATCACGCAAAGGTTTTTTTTAGCAGGTATTCCAGATGATGCTTTAGGAGAAAAATTAATTTTATTTGTTGAAGCACCACATTCAGACCAGTTTTTAAGTGATTTAAAAGAAGGTGTAAATCAATTAAGTTCTCTTGATAAATTTGAACGTCCTAAACATATTTACCTAGTAAATAAGTTTGAGGAAACTGATAATGGTAAAGTACATCGTAAAAGAACTTTAGAAAATTTAATGAAATAA
- the trhA gene encoding PAQR family membrane homeostasis protein TrhA: MEHLQNYKEERLNVITHAIAALASCFGLFILTKNISDEYVYAKPGAYVYGFSLIFLYLASSTYHFVRSNKLKKTFRVLDHISIYILIAGTYTPICLTALKESQGSLLLVLVWAITLIGSILKLFFTGKFEKISLLLYLVMGWLILIDIQYVLSTFSREALVYLVAGGIAYSVGIIFYTRYKLNYHHVIWHIFVILGSLFHFLMIYQILK, translated from the coding sequence TTGGAACATTTACAAAACTACAAAGAAGAACGACTTAACGTTATAACTCACGCGATAGCTGCACTAGCAAGCTGTTTTGGATTGTTCATATTAACTAAAAATATTTCTGATGAATATGTTTATGCGAAGCCTGGTGCTTATGTTTATGGTTTTAGCCTAATTTTTTTATACCTAGCTTCAAGCACCTATCATTTTGTGCGTTCAAATAAACTCAAAAAAACATTTCGAGTTCTTGACCACATTAGTATTTATATATTAATAGCAGGAACTTACACGCCAATTTGTTTAACTGCTTTAAAAGAAAGCCAAGGTAGTTTACTTTTGGTATTAGTTTGGGCAATCACATTAATTGGTAGCATCTTAAAATTATTTTTTACGGGAAAGTTTGAAAAAATATCCCTTTTACTCTATTTAGTTATGGGTTGGTTAATACTTATTGACATTCAATATGTGTTATCAACATTTTCTAGAGAAGCTTTAGTATATTTGGTTGCTGGAGGAATAGCCTATAGCGTAGGTATTATTTTTTATACAAGATATAAGTTAAACTATCATCATGTTATTTGGCATATATTTGTAATACTTGGTAGCCTATTTCACTTTTTAATGATTTATCAAATACTTAAATAA
- a CDS encoding TlpA family protein disulfide reductase codes for MKNHFLLIFLFLLFIACQQQDKASKLKLTVNLSGDYPKTLGLKFDDKLIKQDVKNSQAIFETAIESGKSAELILNDTTSSVRFFIEPKSQSLNLLVDKISIGKLNYLESKLQLVETTKAKNILESFEEFKLKKISEKSFLDQFEKFKSNYPNHQVNGFILSELAYDNLIKFDNLQLLFEQTVRKAFTNSDFERFENYYVKRKKFQIGNPFYNFKLKNLENKLISKNDFKGKLLLIEFWSTWQAENALIQQESLLNNYRQNKAKGYEIIAISLNTNKSEWLKHVLGKQMPWVNLIAEQGFTSKITTELGITNLPQNFLVDQKGNIVAKNISIKELEVYQNIILN; via the coding sequence ATGAAAAATCATTTTTTATTAATTTTTTTGTTCCTATTATTCATCGCTTGTCAACAACAAGATAAAGCTTCTAAATTAAAGTTAACTGTAAACTTATCAGGTGATTATCCGAAAACACTAGGACTAAAATTTGATGATAAACTAATTAAACAAGACGTAAAAAACAGTCAGGCCATATTTGAAACTGCAATTGAATCAGGTAAATCTGCAGAACTTATATTAAATGACACAACTTCTTCAGTAAGGTTTTTTATTGAACCCAAATCACAAAGCCTTAATTTATTAGTTGATAAGATCAGTATAGGTAAATTAAATTATTTAGAAAGTAAGCTTCAATTAGTTGAAACAACTAAAGCAAAAAATATTTTAGAATCTTTTGAAGAATTTAAACTAAAGAAAATTTCTGAAAAAAGTTTTTTGGATCAATTTGAAAAATTCAAATCTAATTACCCTAATCATCAAGTGAACGGCTTTATTTTAAGTGAACTAGCCTATGATAATTTAATTAAGTTTGATAATCTTCAGTTGTTATTTGAGCAAACAGTACGAAAAGCGTTCACTAATAGTGATTTTGAACGTTTTGAAAATTATTATGTAAAACGAAAAAAATTTCAGATTGGTAATCCGTTTTACAACTTTAAACTCAAAAACTTAGAAAATAAGCTAATTTCAAAAAATGATTTTAAAGGTAAATTATTATTAATTGAGTTTTGGTCTACCTGGCAAGCTGAAAACGCTTTAATTCAGCAAGAAAGTTTGCTTAATAACTATCGTCAAAACAAAGCCAAAGGCTACGAGATTATTGCCATTTCGCTTAATACAAACAAATCTGAATGGCTTAAACATGTCTTAGGCAAACAAATGCCTTGGGTAAACTTAATTGCCGAACAAGGTTTTACAAGTAAAATTACAACTGAGCTCGGTATAACCAACTTACCCCAAAACTTTTTAGTAGACCAAAAAGGTAACATTGTTGCAAAAAATATCTCGATTAAAGAATTAGAGGTTTACCAGAATATTATTCTTAATTAA
- a CDS encoding rhodanese-like domain-containing protein — translation MDEIKIYNKKDFSEAISNKNVPLVDVRTANEYNAGKIAHAKNIDVMSPDFVDKIKELDKDKTTYIYCRSGNRSQKAARVMVDLGFKEVIDLEGGYMNW, via the coding sequence ATGGATGAAATAAAAATCTATAACAAAAAAGATTTTTCAGAAGCAATTTCAAACAAAAATGTACCATTAGTTGATGTTAGAACGGCTAATGAGTATAATGCAGGAAAAATTGCTCATGCCAAAAACATTGATGTCATGTCTCCTGACTTTGTCGATAAAATTAAAGAACTCGACAAAGATAAAACAACTTACATCTATTGCCGAAGCGGTAATAGAAGTCAAAAAGCTGCTAGAGTTATGGTCGATTTAGGTTTTAAAGAAGTCATCGACCTTGAAGGTGGCTACATGAATTGGTAA
- a CDS encoding porin family protein: MKNTSQLLLVVFIGFFTCITMKGQNLDFGIKAGANFSNLSDAESLDFDSKTGVTAGLFVAARFNMLSVQAELLYSQQGAESSLTDIEFDYVQLPILAKLHFLRILNLQFGPQFGYLANYDDYENSEKLDFSLLAGVGAHLGQFRIDARYNFGLTNPFNNEAVNIDDFQSAKNEYFSLAIGYSFL; encoded by the coding sequence ATGAAAAATACATCTCAATTACTACTAGTCGTTTTTATCGGATTTTTTACATGTATAACTATGAAAGGACAAAATTTAGATTTTGGTATTAAAGCCGGTGCAAACTTCTCGAATCTAAGTGATGCAGAAAGCCTTGATTTTGATTCTAAAACAGGTGTTACAGCTGGGCTGTTCGTGGCAGCGCGTTTTAACATGCTTTCTGTTCAAGCGGAATTATTATACTCGCAACAAGGTGCTGAGTCAAGTTTAACCGATATTGAATTTGATTATGTACAATTACCTATTTTAGCCAAATTACATTTTTTAAGAATTCTAAACCTACAATTTGGACCACAATTTGGTTACCTTGCTAATTACGATGATTATGAAAATTCTGAAAAATTAGACTTTAGCCTACTAGCAGGTGTAGGTGCACATTTAGGACAGTTTAGAATTGACGCGCGTTATAATTTCGGATTGACTAATCCATTTAACAACGAAGCTGTAAATATAGACGATTTTCAATCAGCAAAAAATGAATATTTTTCGTTAGCTATTGGTTATAGCTTCTTGTAA
- a CDS encoding Crp/Fnr family transcriptional regulator, whose translation MLKELELNYAHLFERKLLEEISEIAIIKEVKEGEELIRIGQYLKSMPLLVEGVIKVLREDDEGFELLLYYLERGETCAMTLSCCTTNHQSKIRAEAETDSKLIMVPIEKMDEWLVTYKSWRNFVFNSYHDRLNEVLETVDNIAFKKMDERLLSYLKRKAIHNNTNIISSTHQDIAYDLHTSRVVVSRLLKQLEKQNIIKLKRNHIEIIE comes from the coding sequence ATGCTAAAAGAATTAGAATTAAATTATGCCCATTTGTTTGAGCGAAAACTTTTAGAAGAAATTAGTGAAATTGCCATTATTAAAGAGGTTAAGGAAGGTGAAGAACTCATTAGGATTGGGCAATACTTAAAAAGTATGCCTCTTTTAGTTGAAGGCGTTATAAAAGTACTACGCGAAGATGACGAAGGCTTTGAGCTACTCCTCTACTACTTGGAACGTGGTGAAACTTGTGCCATGACATTAAGTTGCTGTACCACAAACCATCAAAGCAAAATTAGAGCTGAGGCTGAAACCGACTCAAAGCTAATCATGGTTCCAATTGAAAAAATGGACGAATGGCTGGTCACTTACAAGTCTTGGCGAAATTTTGTCTTTAATAGCTATCACGATCGTCTTAATGAAGTGCTTGAAACTGTTGATAATATTGCCTTTAAAAAGATGGATGAACGACTACTCTCCTACTTAAAAAGAAAAGCAATACACAATAACACAAATATAATTTCAAGTACACATCAAGATATTGCTTATGATTTACACACCTCTCGTGTGGTTGTTTCAAGGCTATTAAAACAACTTGAAAAACAAAACATTATAAAATTAAAACGTAACCATATTGAAATAATAGAATAG
- a CDS encoding pseudouridine synthase codes for MQQNSTCVSINHAYYKLYKPDGYLSQFVYNQDQRRKKKLLGELGNFAPNTMAVGRLDQDSEGLLLLTTDGKASYRVTSLGIEKEYWVQVDGIITEKALAELSFGVEISIFGKNYKTKPCRVEAISEPKLPRRNKSIRDERHGPTSWISICLTEGKYRQVRKMTAKVGFPTLRLVRYRIGKITIDDLEKAEVKKIKSF; via the coding sequence ATGCAACAAAATTCAACCTGCGTAAGTATAAATCATGCTTATTATAAACTATATAAACCCGACGGTTATTTAAGTCAGTTTGTTTACAATCAAGATCAAAGACGCAAAAAAAAATTATTAGGCGAGTTAGGTAATTTTGCTCCAAATACTATGGCTGTTGGTCGGTTAGATCAAGATTCTGAAGGACTTTTGCTTTTAACTACCGATGGTAAAGCAAGTTACCGTGTAACTAGTTTAGGAATTGAAAAAGAATATTGGGTGCAAGTTGATGGGATTATAACTGAAAAGGCTTTGGCTGAATTAAGCTTTGGTGTTGAGATTAGCATTTTTGGAAAAAATTACAAAACCAAACCATGTCGAGTTGAAGCAATTTCAGAACCGAAATTACCCCGTCGAAACAAATCGATTAGAGATGAACGCCATGGACCAACATCCTGGATAAGCATTTGCCTTACTGAAGGTAAATACCGCCAAGTTAGAAAAATGACAGCCAAGGTGGGTTTTCCAACACTTAGACTTGTACGTTACAGAATTGGTAAAATAACTATTGATGATTTAGAAAAAGCTGAAGTTAAAAAAATTAAATCTTTTTAA
- a CDS encoding CPBP family intramembrane glutamic endopeptidase has protein sequence MENSTNLNSSNFIGQARQGNLGYWKYLVPSILFFGFMGLNILTVLLLDIDQAQLIKDQIDRVGANWAFVITVSPLAVFCLLLLVYVKHVHKQSLISLTTSRPKIDWSRVGFSFAVISLLILGATLYDYNSNPSNYVIIFEPVRFFTLLVIAIILIPLQTSFEEYLFRGYLLQGVGSFFKSRLLALMLTSILFGVMHIANPEINKIGYVLLVSYIGTGFFLGIITLMDEGLELALGFHAANNLVTVLLVTSDWTAFQTNSILRYVGEPNQILDIFIPVLVIYPLIIIVFSKKYKWSNWRQKLTGKA, from the coding sequence ATGGAAAACTCCACAAATTTAAATTCTTCAAATTTTATAGGTCAGGCTCGTCAAGGTAATTTGGGTTATTGGAAATATTTAGTGCCATCAATTTTGTTCTTTGGGTTCATGGGCCTAAACATTTTAACAGTTTTACTTTTAGACATAGACCAAGCTCAATTAATTAAAGATCAGATTGATCGTGTTGGAGCCAATTGGGCATTTGTAATTACAGTTTCTCCTTTAGCTGTGTTCTGTCTATTATTATTAGTTTATGTAAAGCATGTTCACAAACAATCATTAATCTCTTTAACAACTTCAAGACCAAAAATTGACTGGTCGAGGGTTGGTTTTAGTTTTGCCGTTATATCTCTTTTAATTTTAGGTGCAACATTATATGATTATAATTCGAACCCTAGTAATTATGTAATTATTTTTGAACCAGTTCGTTTTTTTACTCTGCTTGTAATCGCCATTATTTTAATTCCATTACAAACTAGTTTTGAAGAATACTTATTCAGAGGTTATTTATTGCAAGGTGTTGGAAGCTTTTTTAAAAGTAGATTACTGGCTCTAATGTTAACTTCAATATTATTTGGTGTTATGCATATTGCAAATCCTGAAATTAACAAAATTGGTTATGTACTTTTAGTATCATATATTGGAACAGGTTTTTTTTTAGGAATAATTACATTAATGGATGAAGGTTTAGAGTTAGCTCTAGGTTTTCATGCTGCTAATAACTTGGTAACAGTTTTATTAGTTACTTCAGATTGGACAGCTTTCCAAACAAATTCAATTTTACGATATGTTGGTGAGCCGAACCAGATTTTAGATATTTTTATTCCCGTTTTAGTCATTTATCCTTTAATTATAATTGTATTTAGTAAAAAATATAAATGGTCTAATTGGAGACAAAAGCTAACCGGTAAAGCTTAG
- a CDS encoding o-succinylbenzoate synthase, protein MEASYKKYILNFKRPSGTSRGVLKTKETWFVKIEDETGFGIGECGILRGLSIDDVPEFENKLKWACENINLGLHQLCSQLKLFPSIKFGLEMAFKSLKSQKPFYLFNSNFYHHQEGITINGLIWMGDKSFMFEQIKAKLDQGFSCIKLKIGAIDFQAELDLLAYLRSKFSAEVLELRVDANGAFKPENALSKLNKLSQFKLHSIEQPIKQNQWLEMYNLCRNTPLPIALDEELIEVVDTTNRIKLLDEVKPQYIILKPSLVGGFADTSEWIKLAETRNIGWWITSALESDIGLNAIAQFASTFQLDKPQGLGTGSLYTNNITSPLEVKGEKLFYNSTLKWKTPQI, encoded by the coding sequence ATGGAGGCAAGTTACAAAAAGTACATTTTAAATTTTAAACGACCGAGCGGTACCTCTCGAGGTGTGTTAAAGACCAAAGAAACCTGGTTTGTTAAAATTGAAGATGAAACAGGTTTTGGTATTGGTGAATGTGGCATTTTACGTGGTTTAAGCATAGATGATGTTCCTGAATTTGAAAATAAATTAAAATGGGCTTGTGAAAACATAAATTTAGGTCTTCATCAGCTTTGCAGTCAGTTGAAGTTATTTCCTTCAATTAAATTTGGGCTAGAAATGGCTTTTAAGTCATTAAAAAGTCAAAAACCATTTTATTTATTCAATTCAAATTTTTATCATCATCAAGAAGGAATCACCATCAATGGCTTGATATGGATGGGCGATAAATCTTTCATGTTTGAACAAATTAAAGCTAAACTCGATCAAGGTTTTTCTTGCATAAAACTTAAAATAGGAGCCATAGATTTTCAAGCTGAGTTAGATTTGCTTGCTTATTTAAGATCTAAGTTTTCAGCTGAAGTTTTAGAGCTTAGAGTTGATGCTAATGGTGCATTTAAACCAGAAAATGCACTATCAAAGTTAAATAAATTAAGTCAGTTTAAACTTCATAGTATCGAGCAACCTATTAAACAAAATCAATGGCTTGAGATGTATAATTTATGTAGAAATACGCCATTACCAATAGCTTTAGATGAAGAGTTAATTGAGGTTGTTGATACAACCAATAGAATTAAGTTGTTAGATGAAGTAAAACCACAATATATTATTTTAAAGCCTAGTTTAGTTGGCGGATTTGCAGACACATCAGAGTGGATTAAACTTGCTGAAACTCGTAATATAGGCTGGTGGATAACAAGTGCTTTAGAAAGTGATATTGGTTTAAATGCAATTGCGCAATTTGCAAGCACTTTTCAGCTCGATAAGCCTCAAGGTTTAGGCACTGGAAGTCTTTATACAAATAACATCACATCACCATTAGAAGTTAAAGGTGAAAAACTGTTTTATAATTCTACATTGAAATGGAAAACTCCACAAATTTAA